ctaaattaaataaataaaaaaacatctactatataaataaaaatcatctacaatatgaaaaaaatgatttataattaaattgtgaaattatttatatttattttgataaaataatattattattttttgttattaaaaaaaagtgaacatGTGCTTTCACTAATTGGAGGTACGTAATTATTTGTGTACTGTTACAGATAAgattgttatttatatattttatagagcttaaaaaaaaaagttaaaaatattagcACCGATTCCTCTTTGTCATATCTTTGGAAAAGCCTTTCTCTAACAACCAGCTTAATTAGAAATGTGTATTCGATGTGGGACCTTTCCTTAAAAATTGATTATGCgaatatgaattattattttcatatttgacGCGTCCAAATTTCTTGATTGCCCTACATTCTCTGCCTTATATAAAGACCCATCaccccttcttcttcttctcaactCAAAGAACCAACTCAGAGAGGGAGACATTGCTGATAACAGAGTCAATTCTATTTCAATCACCAATGGCTCCTTCTTTCACCAACGCCAAAATCTTCTCTTCGTTCTTCGCCCATGGATTCTCCAACGCTCTCACTAGGTATaacctcatttttttcattctttagcTTGATTTTTGCTTTTACGAGTGctattttattgatgtatggTTTTGAAACAGACGTGGGTATGCGGTGGCATCACAGAACGCAACAAAAGGAGGAGTGGCTTCCATGAGCTCCAAAATTGCAACAACGTCAGGGGAAGACAAAGGAGTGTCTCCCTACAAGGTTTCCTGGGTTCCAGATCCTGTCTCTGGCTATTACAAACCCGAGAACATTAACGAGGTTGATGTCGCTGAATTGCGCGCTGCGCTTTTGGCCAAAAAAATCAACAACTCGTctcaatcaattaattaaaaattgagattAATGATTTAACATGTTCAGATTAATCAGGCTTACCGGCACCTTGATTGCTTAATTTATCTTAGACTGGAACATTAATGATGCCGATATGCTCTGTTCTGTTGCATCTGATGAGTTTTCTTCACTTTTAGAAGTCAACAGAATGATGATTAGTGATGTATTCTGATCTATTGGTTATATAaagttttacaatttaatttcttttccggTGTGAGGAATTTCCAGCTTGCAATCTTGCACAGCAGAATCCATTACATTACCTTTTTCCATGTTTACCTTATTCAACGTTTCACTAAAAGTATTACTTTTGTGCTCAATTAAAGTTATGACAAATCAAACATGGTGTTCCTGATCGATAGTTTTTCTATAAAGTGGTAAACATTCTTCGTTTCTCCcctttaatataaaacaaaaataattgagCAATTTTTGTAAAGAATGGTTTTGATGAGAGTTATCAAGCAATAATAGTCAGTCCCAAAATCAATTACTCACCACTCACTTGAGCTAAAGAACAGAAATTCGAGACTTGAGATTCTAAAAAAATGCAGTAACATGTCTAAGTTTTTTATAGTTCAGGGAACAGTATTCCGTTTTGTGAAACATATATATCAGAATACAATGTAGGATGCAGGAGAAACAGGGTATTCCGTTTCCCACATCGtattgatttgttttgtttcatttatttattgtatgatTAAGCAGCTAACGAGACATGATTGAAGCAGGTGAGTTGACAGAAACATGGTATAACATGTGATGGCTTACATGTTGAGAGAATTAAGATGGCAAATGGGAAAGAATTGTCGTTTTATATGGTAGAGGAAGCGTGTATGTCAGGTAAGTGTGAGATGAAGAGAACAGTTGACGGATTGGGTCGTTTTCAATTTGCTGTAGGTTCTGGTTTTGAGGATAGCagaaatcaatgaaaataaagcGAATCGAGAAGAGTTTGGCAATGACAGCATATGCATAGGGCAGTGTGAGTGACAGAAAAATTGCAAAGGGAGGGTGATGTAGTTTTCTTTACACAATATTTTAATgggattttgttttctttctcagCCATGCATTGGTTGCATGTGCATAAAGCTGCATTTCTTCCTAAATTACTACTACTACTTTGCTTTTAACTCTAAATGGACAAAATGAAGATAAACGATAATAAGAATtgagtttaaattatataaaaaattaatattattcttaacataaaattacattaaactaATGTATATTAATAACGATAcatcttttgagaagaaaattattaaagaaataaaataacattaaattataaaaaaacaataataacattttaatccaaaattttaaaataataaatttttatttttattttgtatatttaatttttaatacatttatttttatttaatgtgaaatttaaattcacatttgaatttcttttaaatacttCGTTCAATTTGAATTAAAGCTCACAAACTTGACTTGCCCGACTCTTCAAGATTCAATTTGTCTTCCATTGCTTTGTTTTGAAGGCATATCGaactaatatatatttgatatgaCTCTTTCAAGAAATAATCaccagaaaaataaacaataataaaacttgtgttcaaattatatgaaaaaattaacattatttttaactcaaaatttcaaaacatgaaattacactaaactataatatatatatatatatatatatatatatatatatatatatatatatatatatatatcaagagGAAATtgttgaagaaataaaaaatgttaaattatataaaaaattaataccattctaattcaaaactttaaaataataaatttataaatattttatttataatataaaatttaaattcatatttaatttttttaaataacttttcttttatttttgtaataacgCATGGATATATATTATTGCTTGGTTGGTTGAGACAATAGTTGAATtgaaacatgtatttttattttgaccttcttaatttatttgatgCAATCTAATTTTGGTTACGTTTctattgtttaattaaattggCAGAGAATTTTCCATTGGTAGAGTATAAATCCATCTAAGTTGGAGAAATGGAAATGGCTGACGAACAAGTTGACAAGCACAGaatgaaagaagataaaaataaataaattattagacatcattaaaataaaagtcttctattctttttaggttgaaatcatttttggtggttttatgttttt
The sequence above is drawn from the Vigna radiata var. radiata cultivar VC1973A chromosome 3, Vradiata_ver6, whole genome shotgun sequence genome and encodes:
- the LOC106757417 gene encoding indole-3-acetic acid-induced protein ARG2, whose amino-acid sequence is MAPSFTNAKIFSSFFAHGFSNALTRRGYAVASQNATKGGVASMSSKIATTSGEDKGVSPYKVSWVPDPVSGYYKPENINEVDVAELRAALLAKKINNSSQSIN